One region of Syntrophobacter fumaroxidans MPOB genomic DNA includes:
- a CDS encoding complex I 51 kDa subunit family protein, giving the protein MYPQVLFRNRKPDRIVTLDEYRAGGGYRALGDVLRKRSAGEVCRVVDEAGLRGRGGAGFPASKKWESVPADGAYPRYLVANSDEMEPGTFKDRVLIHADPHTIIEGMILAGYAIGASKAFLFVRPSYESSAAIMERELRIAREAGYLGRNILGTDYSLDIVVHRSGGRYICGEASALLNAVMGKRPNPQRPPPYPTVKGLWERPTVVNNVETLANVPHILRNGPEWFRGLSRSKTPGTKLFCISGKVSRPGCVELPMGTRLNEIIEEHAGGMAPGSEFKACLPGGASTYFLTRDNLHAGMDFDGMAAVKNRLGTGAVIVFDRKTCLVGATLNLMRFFARESCGWCTPCREGLPYMRDLLERIEEGEGREEYIPMLRLMSRQVWNSYCALAPGAASPVESLLDHFADEVHEHISQKRCPFKD; this is encoded by the coding sequence ATGTATCCCCAGGTACTCTTTCGGAATCGCAAGCCCGATCGCATCGTCACTCTCGACGAATATCGGGCCGGGGGCGGTTACCGGGCATTGGGAGACGTCCTGCGCAAGCGGAGCGCCGGGGAGGTCTGCCGGGTGGTGGACGAGGCCGGCCTGCGGGGTCGGGGAGGAGCGGGTTTCCCGGCGTCCAAGAAATGGGAGTCCGTTCCGGCGGACGGGGCCTACCCGCGCTACCTGGTCGCCAATTCGGATGAGATGGAACCCGGAACCTTCAAGGACCGGGTGCTGATCCATGCCGACCCTCACACCATCATCGAGGGAATGATCCTTGCCGGGTACGCCATTGGAGCCTCCAAGGCGTTTTTGTTCGTGAGGCCCTCTTACGAGAGCAGTGCGGCGATCATGGAAAGAGAGCTGCGGATTGCGAGGGAGGCGGGGTATCTCGGCAGGAACATCCTCGGAACGGATTATTCCCTGGATATCGTCGTGCATCGCAGCGGCGGGCGCTACATCTGCGGCGAGGCCAGCGCCCTGCTGAATGCCGTCATGGGGAAACGGCCGAACCCCCAACGGCCGCCTCCGTATCCGACGGTCAAAGGGCTCTGGGAACGTCCCACGGTGGTGAACAACGTGGAAACCCTGGCCAACGTGCCCCATATACTGAGAAACGGCCCGGAATGGTTTCGCGGCCTGTCCCGGTCGAAGACTCCGGGAACCAAGCTGTTTTGCATCAGCGGCAAGGTGAGCCGGCCCGGGTGCGTGGAACTGCCCATGGGGACCCGGTTGAACGAAATCATCGAAGAACATGCGGGAGGCATGGCGCCCGGGTCCGAGTTCAAGGCCTGTCTTCCCGGAGGCGCTTCGACCTACTTCCTGACCAGGGACAACCTCCACGCGGGAATGGATTTCGACGGCATGGCCGCCGTGAAGAACCGGCTCGGCACGGGAGCCGTCATAGTCTTCGACCGGAAGACCTGCCTCGTGGGGGCCACTCTGAATCTGATGCGTTTCTTCGCCCGCGAATCCTGCGGGTGGTGCACGCCGTGCCGCGAAGGCCTGCCGTACATGCGGGACTTGCTGGAGCGTATCGAAGAAGGGGAGGGGCGGGAAGAATACATCCCGATGCTGCGGCTCATGTCCAGGCAGGTCTGGAACTCATACTGCGCGCTCGCTCCCGGAGCGGCCTCGCCCGTGGAGAGCCTGCTCGATCACTTTGCCGACGAGGTGCACGAGCACATCAGTCAGAAGCGGTGCCCGTTCAAGGATTGA
- the nuoE gene encoding NADH-quinone oxidoreductase subunit NuoE, whose protein sequence is MIPEEMRSALARKAASAESPREQAIDVMFELQDHYGYMTDEAMEEAAGILGMTTLELEELATFYDHIYRSPVGRYVIHVCDSAVCWMEGYQRIIDYLCQRLKLTVGGTSPDGLFTLLPVCCIGYCDRAPAMMINRNVYGRLTREKIDRILDRLIEHSQFHEME, encoded by the coding sequence ATGATCCCTGAAGAAATGAGAAGCGCTCTGGCGCGAAAAGCGGCGTCGGCGGAAAGTCCCCGGGAACAGGCCATCGATGTCATGTTCGAATTGCAGGACCACTACGGGTACATGACCGATGAAGCCATGGAGGAGGCGGCCGGGATTCTCGGAATGACGACCCTGGAGCTCGAAGAGCTGGCCACCTTCTATGACCATATTTACCGCAGCCCCGTGGGCAGGTACGTCATCCACGTCTGCGACAGCGCCGTCTGCTGGATGGAGGGGTACCAAAGGATCATCGATTACCTTTGCCAACGGCTTAAGCTCACCGTGGGCGGCACATCGCCCGACGGCCTCTTCACCCTGCTTCCCGTTTGCTGCATCGGGTATTGTGACAGGGCTCCCGCCATGATGATCAATCGGAATGTCTACGGTCGGCTGACCCGCGAAAAGATCGACAGGATACTCGACCGGCTGATCGAGCACTCGCAATTTCACGAAATGGAATAA